A window of the Gordonia humi genome harbors these coding sequences:
- a CDS encoding exodeoxyribonuclease III codes for MTNSFTISTVNVNGIRAAVKTRNENNHGMLPWLSENTPDVVLMQEIRASEAITRKALAPALDDGWHLHMTESSVKGRSGVGILSRTEPTAVRTGFGSDEFDELGRYIEADFDLGGGPVTAASLYLPSGAALTDDPKDVEKYEEKVRFLDEFGPYLDGLRDDARQVVVAGDWNIAHTERDIKNWRGNRKNSGFLPHEREWVGARIDGGWVDVARTHHGDVDGPYAWWSWRGKAFDNDSGWRIDYHLATASLADRLQRTWVDRASAYDRRWSDHAPVTAEFA; via the coding sequence GTGACGAACTCCTTCACCATCAGCACAGTCAACGTCAACGGGATTCGCGCCGCGGTCAAGACCCGCAACGAGAACAATCACGGCATGCTTCCGTGGCTGTCGGAGAACACTCCCGATGTGGTGCTCATGCAGGAGATCCGCGCATCGGAGGCCATCACGCGGAAGGCCCTGGCGCCCGCGCTCGACGACGGTTGGCACCTGCACATGACCGAATCATCGGTCAAGGGGCGCTCGGGCGTCGGCATCCTCTCGCGCACCGAACCGACCGCCGTCCGCACCGGCTTCGGCAGCGACGAGTTCGACGAGCTCGGGCGCTACATCGAAGCCGACTTCGACCTCGGCGGAGGGCCGGTGACCGCGGCGAGCCTCTACCTGCCGTCGGGCGCCGCGCTGACCGACGATCCGAAGGACGTCGAGAAGTACGAGGAGAAGGTGCGCTTCCTCGACGAGTTCGGGCCGTACCTGGACGGTCTGCGCGACGACGCGCGCCAGGTGGTGGTCGCAGGCGACTGGAACATCGCCCACACCGAACGCGACATCAAGAACTGGCGAGGCAACCGGAAGAACTCCGGATTCCTGCCACACGAGCGCGAATGGGTGGGCGCCCGCATCGACGGCGGTTGGGTCGATGTGGCGCGCACCCACCACGGTGACGTCGACGGTCCCTACGCGTGGTGGTCCTGGCGCGGTAAGGCCTTCGACAACGACTCCGGCTGGCGCATCGACTACCACCTGGCGACGGCGTCGCTCGCCGACCGACTCCAGCGGACCTGGGTCGATCGCGCGTCGGCCTACGACCGTCGCTGGTCCGACCACGCGCCGGTCACCGCCGAGTTCGCCTGA
- the trpS gene encoding tryptophan--tRNA ligase, translating into MTSAQPTPRRRVLSGIQPTSDSFHLGNYLGAVKQWVELQEDFDAYYFIPDMHAITVPFEPKQLRERTRRSVAQLLAVGVDPQKATIYAQSQVPEISQLNWVLTCITGFGEASRMTQFKDKSAKAGQDAAGVGLFTYPILMAADILAFQVDAVPVGEDQRQHLELTRDLAQRFNKRFGASFTVPMPHIVEEFAKIYDLQNPTAKMSKSADSDAGLVNLLDDPKRSAKKIRSAVTDNDRVIAFDRENKPGVSNLLTIQSALTGRGVDEIVASYDGKGYGDLKVDTAEILTDFVTPLRGKVEEILADPTYLDTIMSDGAARAREIASATLADVYDKVGFVAP; encoded by the coding sequence ATGACTTCTGCGCAGCCCACACCGCGTCGCCGCGTCCTGTCCGGGATTCAGCCGACGAGCGATTCGTTCCACCTCGGCAACTATCTCGGGGCGGTCAAGCAGTGGGTTGAACTGCAGGAGGACTTCGACGCCTACTACTTCATCCCGGACATGCACGCGATCACCGTGCCGTTCGAGCCGAAGCAGTTGCGCGAGCGCACGCGTCGCAGTGTCGCGCAGCTCCTCGCGGTCGGCGTCGACCCGCAGAAGGCGACGATCTACGCGCAGAGCCAGGTTCCCGAGATCTCTCAGCTGAACTGGGTGCTGACCTGCATCACCGGTTTCGGTGAGGCGAGCCGGATGACCCAGTTCAAGGACAAGTCGGCCAAGGCGGGGCAGGACGCCGCCGGCGTCGGACTGTTCACCTACCCGATTCTGATGGCCGCCGACATCCTCGCATTCCAGGTCGACGCGGTCCCGGTCGGTGAGGACCAGCGTCAGCACCTGGAGCTGACTCGTGACCTCGCGCAGCGCTTCAACAAGCGTTTCGGCGCGTCGTTCACCGTGCCGATGCCGCACATCGTCGAAGAGTTCGCGAAGATCTACGACCTGCAGAACCCGACGGCCAAGATGAGCAAGTCGGCCGACAGCGACGCCGGTCTGGTCAACCTGCTCGACGATCCGAAGCGCTCGGCCAAGAAGATCCGCTCCGCGGTCACCGACAACGACCGCGTGATCGCCTTCGATCGTGAGAACAAGCCGGGCGTCTCGAACCTGTTGACCATCCAGTCCGCACTCACCGGGCGCGGTGTCGACGAGATCGTCGCATCGTATGACGGGAAGGGCTACGGCGACTTGAAAGTCGACACCGCCGAGATCCTGACCGACTTCGTGACCCCGCTGCGCGGAAAGGTCGAGGAGATCCTGGCAGATCCGACATACCTCGACACGATCATGAGCGACGGCGCGGCCAGAGCCAGGGAGATCGCCTCGGCTACCCTCGCAGACGTCTACGACAAGGTAGGGTTCGTCGCGCCGTAA
- a CDS encoding PE-PPE domain-containing protein encodes MTKTRTLPLLLMSISVIAGVTALVNPAGGSTASADSCGNGGAVVVAGTLAPRNADGVPAGGVTGVGDRYADRGYQVAYVDYPTSLWPLGPISYDDDVALGKIATENAIVDYQQRCPGRPVVVAGYSQGARVAGDVLSDVANGRDANGVRQAGLSGELYSDPRRVGRADGTGVENSLIGLLPGTTMSGPRDGGFGTIPVRQVCAQGDGVCDVPDPLYDPIGAADSLVGYFVKHGYYPMRMRTTPADWAGVDCRTQGATDDCVVPQTSAASIVAAGAARETGTPLPALDTAATAVEGRSALDLTPGLTLASLRPIVGGRPDSSSGDLTIGVRTVVAGLVGVDVSRSWGTENSLSVGVDLGVGMTDSPAVPDALVPDTRLLRTELDVPMIDSRKLPGIVLNPSRALGDRAPESAILADQAPTTQPLLTVRAAPRTIADTTVAAGPSTPQIAPTPAPRDVPTPTAPTAGPQSPAFIRNAIATVRVGQ; translated from the coding sequence GTGACCAAGACACGAACCCTCCCGCTACTTCTCATGTCGATCTCCGTGATCGCCGGCGTGACAGCCCTGGTGAATCCGGCAGGCGGAAGTACGGCATCGGCGGACTCGTGCGGCAACGGCGGTGCCGTCGTCGTCGCAGGCACGCTCGCTCCCCGCAACGCGGACGGGGTTCCGGCGGGCGGCGTGACGGGCGTCGGAGATCGGTACGCGGACCGCGGCTATCAGGTCGCGTACGTCGACTATCCGACATCTCTGTGGCCACTCGGCCCGATCAGTTACGACGACGACGTCGCCCTCGGCAAGATCGCCACGGAGAACGCCATCGTCGACTACCAGCAGCGCTGCCCGGGACGGCCGGTGGTCGTCGCCGGCTACTCACAGGGCGCCCGCGTCGCCGGTGACGTCCTCTCGGACGTCGCGAACGGTCGCGACGCCAACGGCGTGCGACAGGCGGGCCTGTCGGGCGAGCTGTACTCCGATCCGCGACGCGTGGGCCGGGCGGACGGCACCGGCGTCGAGAACTCCCTCATCGGGTTGCTCCCCGGGACCACCATGTCGGGGCCGCGCGACGGCGGGTTCGGCACCATTCCGGTCCGTCAGGTCTGCGCTCAGGGCGACGGCGTCTGCGACGTCCCCGATCCGCTCTACGACCCGATCGGCGCAGCGGACTCGCTCGTCGGCTACTTCGTCAAGCACGGCTACTACCCGATGCGCATGCGGACGACGCCGGCCGACTGGGCGGGCGTGGACTGCCGGACGCAGGGCGCCACCGACGACTGCGTGGTGCCGCAGACGTCGGCGGCGTCGATCGTCGCGGCCGGTGCCGCACGCGAGACGGGCACGCCGCTGCCGGCCCTCGACACGGCGGCCACCGCGGTGGAGGGCCGGTCGGCGCTCGATCTGACGCCGGGCCTCACGCTCGCGTCGCTCCGTCCGATCGTCGGCGGCCGTCCGGACTCGTCGTCGGGCGATCTGACGATCGGCGTCCGGACCGTCGTCGCCGGTCTGGTCGGCGTGGATGTGAGCCGCAGCTGGGGCACGGAGAACAGCCTGTCGGTCGGCGTCGACCTGGGCGTCGGGATGACCGATTCGCCGGCCGTCCCCGACGCGCTGGTCCCGGACACCCGACTGCTGCGCACGGAGCTCGATGTCCCGATGATCGACAGCCGGAAGCTGCCGGGCATCGTGTTGAATCCGTCTCGGGCACTCGGCGACCGTGCACCCGAGAGTGCGATCCTCGCGGACCAGGCACCGACGACGCAGCCGTTGCTGACCGTTCGGGCGGCACCGCGCACCATCGCGGACACGACGGTGGCGGCCGGTCCGTCGACCCCGCAGATCGCTCCGACTCCTGCGCCGCGGGACGTCCCGACGCCGACCGCGCCGACCGCGGGGCCGCAGTCTCCCGCGTTCATCCGGAACGCGATCGCGACGGTCCGGGTCGGACAGTGA
- a CDS encoding YhjD/YihY/BrkB family envelope integrity protein: MDRIKAFFAGLPALLEAIKQWPVVGRIFAMQDHYTARRGNVYAAAISFTGILALVPILMVSFAIAGFVLASRPELITEITDAVLKNIPGDLGKQLNTVIDSAIASRATVGVLGLASAALTGLGWMGLTRNALSDMWGGRRKRNAVVGKLVDLVMFVALGLLFVLTIALTVATTGPVGQWVIDQLGIEQSGGGRLLLRVASIVASVIATWLLFSVVLSRMPMQTIPIRVVMPAAVVVAVFFEILKSLGAVYLRSVLSSPAGAAFGPIIGVMVFAYLAVRVVLYATAWTASNPDNVELLTDDEVESNGDETEHEPVYLAPVYEVSPTSKTRSLVTAAGLGAAIGAVLGRRRR; the protein is encoded by the coding sequence GTGGACCGGATCAAGGCATTCTTCGCCGGATTGCCGGCGCTGCTCGAAGCGATCAAGCAGTGGCCGGTGGTGGGCCGCATCTTCGCGATGCAGGATCATTACACAGCGCGTCGGGGCAACGTCTATGCCGCGGCGATCAGTTTCACCGGCATCCTGGCGCTGGTACCGATCCTCATGGTCTCGTTCGCGATCGCCGGCTTCGTGCTCGCGAGCCGACCGGAGCTGATCACCGAGATCACCGACGCCGTTCTCAAGAACATCCCCGGCGACCTCGGTAAGCAGCTCAACACCGTGATCGACTCGGCGATCGCCTCGCGTGCCACGGTCGGTGTGCTCGGTCTGGCCAGCGCGGCGCTGACGGGCCTCGGTTGGATGGGGCTCACGCGCAACGCGCTCAGCGACATGTGGGGCGGGCGCCGCAAGCGCAATGCCGTCGTCGGCAAGCTCGTCGATCTGGTCATGTTCGTCGCGCTCGGGCTGCTGTTCGTCCTCACCATCGCACTGACCGTGGCGACCACCGGGCCGGTCGGGCAGTGGGTGATCGATCAGCTCGGCATCGAGCAGTCCGGTGGAGGCAGACTGCTGCTGCGGGTGGCGTCGATCGTCGCCTCGGTGATCGCGACGTGGCTGCTCTTCTCGGTGGTCCTGTCCCGGATGCCGATGCAGACCATCCCGATCCGCGTGGTGATGCCCGCGGCCGTCGTCGTCGCGGTGTTCTTCGAGATACTCAAGTCGCTCGGCGCGGTGTACCTCCGGTCGGTGTTGAGCAGCCCGGCGGGTGCGGCCTTCGGACCGATCATCGGCGTCATGGTGTTCGCGTATCTCGCCGTCCGGGTGGTGCTGTACGCGACGGCGTGGACCGCATCGAACCCGGACAACGTCGAACTGCTCACCGACGACGAGGTCGAGTCGAACGGAGACGAGACCGAACACGAGCCGGTCTACCTCGCCCCGGTGTACGAGGTGTCCCCGACCTCGAAGACACGCAGCCTGGTCACGGCTGCGGGTCTGGGAGCGGCGATCGGCGCCGTGCTCGGTCGGCGACGGCGCTGA
- a CDS encoding bifunctional o-acetylhomoserine/o-acetylserine sulfhydrylase has protein sequence MSDAANWSFETTQVHAGQVVDATTNARALPIYQTTSYVFNDTDHAANLFSLAEPGNIYTRIMNPTQDTVEQRLAALEGGVAALLVSSGMAATTYAVQNIVEAGGHVVSSPRIYGGTFNLFNYTLPKFGVEVSFVEDPDDLESWKAAIKPNTRAVFAETISNPHNQILDVEGLAKVAHDAGLPLIVDNTVATPYLLNPLKLGADVVVHSATKYIGGHGNSIGGVLIDGGTFDWRVQRDGQDLFPGFTTPDPSYNGVVFADLGAPAYALKARVQLLRDTGSAISPFNAFLLAQGIETLSLRVERHVANAQKVAAFLDGHDQVTSVTYAGLESSPYYEIGQRLLPKGQGAIIAFEIDGGVEAGKKFVNALTLHSHVANIGDVRSLVIHPASTTHSQLTEEELLSAGVTPGLVRLAVGIEGIDDILADLTEGFKAAK, from the coding sequence ATGTCTGACGCCGCAAACTGGAGCTTCGAGACCACCCAGGTTCACGCCGGGCAGGTCGTGGACGCGACCACCAATGCTCGCGCCCTCCCGATCTACCAGACCACGTCGTACGTATTCAACGACACCGACCACGCCGCGAATCTGTTCTCACTCGCCGAGCCGGGCAACATCTACACCCGCATCATGAACCCGACGCAGGACACCGTCGAGCAGCGCCTGGCCGCGCTCGAGGGCGGCGTCGCCGCGCTCCTGGTGTCCTCCGGCATGGCGGCGACCACGTACGCCGTCCAGAACATCGTCGAAGCCGGCGGGCACGTCGTCTCGAGCCCGCGCATCTACGGCGGCACGTTCAACCTCTTCAACTACACCCTGCCCAAGTTCGGCGTCGAGGTCTCGTTCGTCGAGGATCCCGACGACCTCGAGTCCTGGAAGGCCGCGATCAAGCCGAACACGCGCGCCGTGTTCGCCGAGACGATCTCGAACCCGCACAACCAGATCCTCGACGTCGAGGGCCTGGCGAAGGTGGCGCACGACGCCGGGCTGCCGCTGATCGTCGACAACACGGTCGCCACCCCGTACCTGCTGAATCCGCTCAAGCTCGGCGCCGACGTCGTCGTCCACTCGGCCACCAAGTACATCGGCGGACACGGCAACTCGATCGGCGGCGTCCTGATCGACGGCGGCACCTTCGACTGGCGTGTGCAGCGCGACGGTCAGGACCTGTTCCCCGGCTTCACCACCCCGGACCCCAGCTACAACGGCGTCGTGTTCGCCGACCTGGGCGCACCCGCCTACGCGCTCAAGGCGCGCGTGCAGTTGCTGCGTGACACCGGTTCGGCCATCTCGCCGTTCAACGCGTTCCTGCTGGCCCAGGGCATCGAGACCCTGAGCCTGCGCGTGGAGCGCCACGTCGCCAACGCGCAGAAGGTCGCGGCGTTCCTCGACGGGCACGACCAGGTGACCAGCGTGACCTACGCCGGTCTCGAGTCGTCGCCGTACTACGAGATCGGCCAGCGGCTCCTGCCCAAGGGCCAGGGCGCGATCATCGCGTTCGAGATCGACGGCGGCGTCGAGGCCGGCAAGAAGTTCGTCAACGCTCTCACCCTGCACAGCCACGTCGCGAACATCGGCGACGTGCGTTCACTGGTGATCCACCCGGCGTCCACCACGCACAGCCAGCTGACCGAGGAGGAACTGCTGTCCGCGGGTGTGACACCGGGACTGGTGCGCCTGGCCGTCGGCATCGAGGGCATCGACGACATCCTGGCCGACCTGACCGAGGGCTTCAAGGCCGCCAAGTGA
- a CDS encoding MFS transporter, with protein MRESPVTLDHAPAGTDTSRRSPRLALIILVLALGGFGIGTTEFVAMGLLPDISRDLGITEATGSHLISAYAIGVVIGAPVIAVAAARMSRRTLLIALMVAFTVGNALSLVAPSYGVLMAARVIAGLPHGAYFGVAALVAAHVAGPGRRAKAVGQVMLGLSVANVIGVPAATWLGQSFGWRAAIAMVVVIGAVTVAALWRVVPSLADMTTTDPRTELGGLKNRQIWLTLLVGMVGFGGFFAFYTFLNSALTSLGGLAEWTVPIALALFGVGMVVGNLVGGALADRLGDRAIAIGMIGAAAALLVFAATVTTGWPAVAVAFLVGMSGSVAIPGLQTRLMDVAQDAQTIAAALNHSALNVANAIGAWLGGVVVAAGWGYRAPSLVGACLAFGGAVVLAVAVLVNRRESSVVGARG; from the coding sequence GTGCGTGAATCTCCTGTGACCCTCGATCATGCCCCGGCCGGCACCGACACCTCCCGTCGATCGCCTCGGCTGGCGTTGATCATCCTCGTCCTGGCACTCGGCGGCTTCGGGATCGGGACCACCGAGTTCGTGGCGATGGGACTGCTGCCCGACATCTCTCGTGACCTGGGGATCACCGAGGCGACAGGCAGCCATCTGATCTCCGCGTACGCGATCGGTGTGGTGATCGGAGCGCCGGTGATCGCCGTGGCCGCCGCCCGCATGTCGCGTCGTACGCTGCTGATCGCGCTGATGGTCGCGTTCACCGTCGGCAACGCGTTGAGCCTGGTGGCACCGTCGTACGGCGTGCTGATGGCGGCGCGAGTGATCGCGGGTCTGCCGCACGGTGCGTACTTCGGGGTGGCCGCCCTGGTCGCCGCCCACGTCGCGGGGCCCGGGCGCCGCGCCAAGGCCGTCGGACAGGTGATGCTGGGACTGTCGGTCGCCAATGTGATCGGCGTGCCCGCGGCCACCTGGCTCGGGCAGAGTTTCGGCTGGCGTGCGGCGATCGCGATGGTCGTGGTGATCGGCGCGGTCACCGTCGCCGCCCTGTGGCGGGTCGTGCCGAGTCTGGCCGATATGACCACCACCGATCCGCGGACCGAACTCGGCGGCCTGAAGAACCGGCAGATCTGGCTGACTCTACTCGTCGGCATGGTCGGGTTCGGCGGCTTCTTCGCGTTCTACACGTTCCTGAACTCGGCGCTGACCTCGCTCGGCGGTCTCGCCGAATGGACCGTGCCGATCGCGCTCGCGCTCTTCGGCGTCGGCATGGTGGTGGGCAACCTGGTCGGCGGTGCACTCGCCGACCGCCTCGGCGACCGCGCCATCGCGATCGGCATGATCGGTGCGGCCGCCGCGCTGCTCGTCTTCGCGGCGACGGTCACCACCGGGTGGCCCGCCGTGGCCGTCGCCTTCCTGGTCGGCATGTCCGGATCGGTCGCGATACCGGGGCTGCAGACCCGGCTGATGGATGTCGCGCAGGACGCGCAGACGATCGCCGCGGCGCTCAACCACTCGGCGCTCAACGTGGCGAACGCCATCGGCGCCTGGCTCGGCGGGGTGGTCGTCGCCGCCGGGTGGGGTTACCGCGCGCCGTCGTTGGTCGGCGCCTGCCTCGCGTTCGGGGGAGCCGTGGTCCTGGCCGTCGCCGTGCTGGTGAACCGCCGGGAATCGTCCGTTGTCGGCGCCCGAGGATAA
- a CDS encoding sodium:solute symporter family protein has translation MSELTTLSGPIVILLFVAFFGTSLYIALRIGRKKENADGYMTAGGKIGYGISAASMTATWIWASSMYASAESGYTYGVSGPIHYGLWGALMILLIYPFGKRIRAVAPNAHTIAEVMFARHGRSSQLLLAGSNVLGSLISLTSNLIAGGALIDMLSPFTFVEGIVAIGGGVLLYTLWSGFRASVLTDFVQVVFMLGAVVIIIPVVFFAAGGPDLFTSGAHNLTDQQRDFFSSDAFFNQGAPYIAAVLAYAIGNQTIAQRLFAVREDLIKKTFVTATVGYGAAIIGIGMLGVLGLYAGISPMDGDVNNLIPQMAATYLPAVLLCLFFVMIIGSLASTADADMTALASIMMADVYGQNIAGKRKANPATMVMIGRVTMVVATVLGMVFAAQHLNVLDLLVFVGALWGALVFPVIASFYWNRVTNLAFSVAVVVALIFFLPVRFSWISMDGGVGIFFDVLSTVGIGVVLGLMAFGFFGKTVALVIGIVAPIIAAPFAIGFLHQYAVLSASLVAYAVSTLVCVGLTMLNTDKRFDFAVIADRTGRFDDSDDHPTTPAVAATGEEATE, from the coding sequence GTGTCAGAACTGACAACCCTCTCCGGCCCGATAGTCATCCTGCTCTTCGTGGCCTTCTTCGGCACCAGTCTCTACATCGCGCTCCGAATCGGACGCAAGAAGGAGAACGCCGACGGATACATGACCGCCGGCGGCAAGATCGGATACGGCATCTCAGCCGCATCGATGACCGCGACCTGGATCTGGGCGTCGTCGATGTACGCCTCAGCCGAATCGGGCTACACCTACGGTGTCTCCGGGCCCATCCACTACGGACTCTGGGGCGCGTTGATGATCCTGCTCATCTACCCGTTCGGCAAGCGGATCCGCGCGGTGGCGCCGAATGCGCACACGATCGCCGAGGTCATGTTCGCCCGCCACGGGCGGTCGAGCCAACTCCTGCTCGCCGGCTCGAATGTGCTCGGCAGTCTGATCAGCTTGACCTCCAACCTGATCGCGGGCGGCGCACTGATCGACATGCTCTCGCCGTTCACCTTCGTCGAGGGCATCGTCGCCATCGGCGGCGGCGTCCTCCTGTACACGCTGTGGTCTGGCTTCCGCGCCTCCGTGCTCACCGACTTCGTCCAAGTCGTGTTCATGCTCGGCGCCGTCGTCATCATCATTCCGGTGGTGTTCTTCGCCGCGGGCGGCCCGGATCTGTTCACCAGCGGTGCGCACAACCTCACCGATCAGCAGCGCGACTTCTTCTCCTCCGACGCGTTCTTCAACCAGGGCGCCCCCTACATCGCGGCCGTCCTCGCATACGCGATCGGCAACCAGACCATCGCCCAGCGCCTGTTCGCCGTGCGCGAGGATCTGATCAAGAAGACCTTCGTCACGGCGACCGTGGGCTACGGGGCGGCGATCATCGGCATCGGGATGCTCGGCGTCCTCGGTCTGTACGCCGGGATCAGCCCGATGGACGGTGACGTCAACAACCTGATCCCCCAGATGGCGGCGACGTACCTTCCCGCGGTCCTGCTGTGCCTGTTCTTCGTCATGATCATCGGTTCGCTGGCCTCGACGGCCGACGCCGACATGACCGCCCTCGCGTCCATCATGATGGCCGACGTCTACGGACAGAACATCGCGGGCAAGAGGAAGGCGAACCCGGCCACCATGGTCATGATCGGCCGCGTCACGATGGTCGTCGCCACCGTCCTCGGCATGGTCTTCGCCGCACAGCACCTCAACGTCCTCGACCTGCTCGTGTTCGTCGGCGCCCTGTGGGGTGCGCTCGTGTTCCCGGTGATCGCCTCCTTCTACTGGAACCGAGTGACCAACCTCGCGTTCAGCGTCGCCGTCGTCGTCGCGCTGATCTTCTTCCTGCCCGTCCGCTTCTCCTGGATCTCGATGGACGGCGGCGTCGGAATCTTCTTCGACGTGCTGTCGACGGTGGGGATCGGCGTCGTCCTGGGACTGATGGCGTTCGGCTTCTTCGGCAAGACGGTCGCACTCGTCATCGGCATCGTCGCACCGATCATCGCCGCCCCGTTCGCAATCGGATTCCTGCACCAGTACGCGGTGCTGTCGGCATCGCTCGTGGCGTACGCGGTGAGCACGCTCGTATGCGTCGGACTGACCATGCTCAACACCGATAAGAGGTTCGACTTCGCCGTCATCGCCGATCGCACCGGCCGCTTCGACGACAGCGACGACCACCCGACGACCCCCGCGGTCGCCGCCACCGGAGAGGAAGCCACCGAATGA
- a CDS encoding putative transporter small subunit — protein sequence MTTFWMTLYVLVWPAITLGMLSVIVRAFYKEWRQARKEGRSIV from the coding sequence ATGACCACCTTCTGGATGACCCTGTATGTACTCGTCTGGCCCGCGATCACCCTCGGCATGCTCAGCGTGATCGTGCGCGCCTTCTATAAGGAGTGGCGCCAGGCCCGCAAGGAGGGCCGCAGCATCGTCTGA
- the metX gene encoding homoserine O-acetyltransferase MetX encodes MSVILDPAATAFDPDWAAAPDGSDVAVRIGDLSLDSGAVLADVTVTFQKWGRPNAARDNIVLALHALTGNSHVTGPADERFSMTGWWDGLIGPGAAVDTDEWCVVAPNAIGGCYGSTGPGSPAPDGKPWGSRFPLLTVRDLVRSERTAFSAVGIERFAVVAGGSMGGARALEWAVSHPDRIDAALVLAVGPHASGDQIGTQSTQIAAIKADADWQCGDYYGTGREPMAGMGIARRVAHLSYRSGRELDERFENQPQGDEDPLTGGRYAIASYLEYQSEKLKSRFDPGSYVALSEVLNNHDVGRGRGGWRAALNACAVPTIVGGIDSDRLYPIYQQQQIADELAHTVGDLRVISSDAGHDGFLTAKEPIGELLGEALELVRSQRR; translated from the coding sequence GTGTCGGTGATCCTCGACCCGGCCGCCACGGCGTTCGACCCGGACTGGGCCGCGGCCCCGGACGGGTCGGACGTCGCCGTGCGCATCGGCGATCTGTCCCTCGATTCGGGGGCGGTCCTCGCCGATGTCACGGTCACCTTTCAGAAGTGGGGTCGGCCCAACGCCGCACGCGACAACATCGTGCTCGCGCTGCACGCGTTGACCGGCAACTCCCATGTGACCGGCCCCGCCGACGAACGGTTCTCGATGACCGGATGGTGGGACGGCCTGATCGGCCCCGGCGCGGCCGTCGACACCGACGAGTGGTGCGTCGTCGCCCCCAACGCGATCGGCGGATGCTACGGCTCCACCGGTCCCGGTTCCCCGGCCCCCGACGGCAAGCCGTGGGGTTCGCGTTTCCCGTTGCTGACCGTGCGCGACCTCGTGCGTTCGGAGCGGACCGCCTTCTCGGCGGTCGGCATCGAGCGGTTCGCCGTCGTCGCCGGCGGATCGATGGGCGGCGCCCGCGCACTCGAGTGGGCGGTCAGCCATCCGGACAGGATCGACGCCGCGCTGGTGCTCGCCGTCGGCCCCCACGCCTCGGGCGACCAGATCGGCACCCAGAGCACGCAGATCGCGGCCATCAAGGCCGACGCCGACTGGCAGTGCGGCGACTACTACGGCACCGGCCGCGAGCCGATGGCCGGCATGGGCATCGCCCGCCGGGTGGCGCACCTGTCGTATCGCAGCGGACGCGAGCTGGACGAGCGGTTCGAGAATCAACCGCAGGGCGACGAGGATCCGCTGACCGGCGGCCGCTACGCGATCGCCAGCTACCTCGAATACCAGTCGGAGAAGCTCAAGTCGCGCTTCGACCCGGGCAGCTACGTCGCCCTCTCGGAGGTGCTCAACAACCACGACGTGGGCCGCGGCCGCGGCGGCTGGCGGGCCGCCCTCAACGCCTGCGCCGTGCCGACCATCGTCGGCGGCATCGACTCGGACCGCTTGTACCCGATCTACCAGCAACAGCAGATCGCCGACGAGCTCGCCCACACGGTCGGCGACCTGCGCGTGATCTCCTCCGACGCGGGCCACGACGGCTTCCTCACCGCGAAGGAGCCCATCGGCGAGCTGCTCGGCGAGGCGCTGGAGTTGGTGCGGTCGCAGCGCCGCTGA